GAAGAGCGGAAAGTAGCGTGGGCTTTGCCCGCGAAAACAAGTTGATCCATCCGATTGCTGGTTTTCAGACGACCTCCAAATCAAAGGCTGAAACATGAACCCCGACAAAGTACAACGAAGCAAGCTGAATACATTGACCGACCTGCCCAATGTCGGCAAAGCCGTGGCGGAGGATTTGGCTTTGCTCGGCATCACGCAGCCGCAGGATTTGGCGGGGCAGGACGCTTACGAAATGTACGACCGCCTGTGCAGCCTGACCACAACCCGACACGATCCCTGCATGATCGACATTTTCCTGTCGCTGGTTGATTTTATGCAGGGGAACGAACCGAAGCCGTGGTGGCATTTTACGGAACAGCGAAAAGCGGTTTTAGCCGATAAATAAACGCAGCCGATGAGATTGTTCAGACGACCTCCCGACCTTTCAGGTCGTCTGAAACCTTAAACCGAAAGACACAACATGCAGACAAAACCTTTTTTTCAGACGGCATTATCCCTGTCGCTCGCCCTTGCCTTAAGCGCGTGCGCCGTCCACAGTGCCGACCAAAACCTCACGCTCGAATCGACGGGGCAGGTCATGAGCGCGGCGGAGACTGCCGAACGTTACGACGTGAACGGCAACTGGTGGGAAATCTACCAAAGCCCGCAGCTCAACGCCCTGATGGCGCAGGCTTTGGAAAACAATATCGATTTGAAACAGGCGGCCATCAGCGTCAATAAAGCCCTATATCAAGCGAATATTTTGGGGGCGGATTTGGTGCCGTCGTTCAGCGGCTCGTTGAGTGCGTCCACATCCAAAAACCTGAAAACCGGCAGCCACGGCAACACCTTCAGCAGCCAGCTCGGCTTGAGTTACGAATTGGATTTGTGGCGCAAACTCAGTGCCACCGCCGACGCGCAAGTCTGGGAATACCAAGCCACGCGGCAGGATATGGCGAACACGCGCCTGACTTTGATCAATAATGTCGCCGACGCCTATTTCAACATCGCCTACCTCAACGAAGCCATTGAATTGGCGCAAAAATCCCTCAAGCAATATCAGGAAATCAACCGCATTGCCGATGCCAAGTTCCGCTACGGCAGAGCCGATTCCAGCCAGCCGACGCAGGCGAAACAATCGCTGTTGAATGCGCAAAACAGCCTGATTTCCCTGAAAAACAGCCTTGACACGCAAAAACAGGTTTTACGCAACCTGCTCAACCTCAAGCCGAACGAAGCCATCGCCGCCGACCCCGCACAATACCGCCTGCTGCCCGTCAAAGGCGTGAACCTCGACGTACCGATTACCGTGTTGGCGAACCGCCCTGACCTGCGCGCCGCCGAATACCGCCTGCAATCCTCGCTCCAGTCCGTCAAAGCGCAAAAACGCAGTTGGTATCCCTCGATTACAT
Above is a window of Neisseria mucosa DNA encoding:
- a CDS encoding mitomycin resistance protein, with translation MNPDKVQRSKLNTLTDLPNVGKAVAEDLALLGITQPQDLAGQDAYEMYDRLCSLTTTRHDPCMIDIFLSLVDFMQGNEPKPWWHFTEQRKAVLADK
- a CDS encoding TolC family protein — its product is MQTKPFFQTALSLSLALALSACAVHSADQNLTLESTGQVMSAAETAERYDVNGNWWEIYQSPQLNALMAQALENNIDLKQAAISVNKALYQANILGADLVPSFSGSLSASTSKNLKTGSHGNTFSSQLGLSYELDLWRKLSATADAQVWEYQATRQDMANTRLTLINNVADAYFNIAYLNEAIELAQKSLKQYQEINRIADAKFRYGRADSSQPTQAKQSLLNAQNSLISLKNSLDTQKQVLRNLLNLKPNEAIAADPAQYRLLPVKGVNLDVPITVLANRPDLRAAEYRLQSSLQSVKAQKRSWYPSITLGASLSTSSEKAKSAFNIPLLGGSATINLPFLNWQTMKWKDKTAQANFDSAKLDFEKALTTALNEVNTNYLAYQNAQAALNNQEQRYALDKKNSRYYQVRYQHGKNELKDWLEALNTEYSSAQNVLNQRYETLKYENMVYKAMAGRYTPK